One segment of Anser cygnoides isolate HZ-2024a breed goose chromosome 5, Taihu_goose_T2T_genome, whole genome shotgun sequence DNA contains the following:
- the LOC106049959 gene encoding olfactory receptor 4S2-like, translating to MLYLAALFFTSGPVYLMSMENKNNVTEFILLGLTQDKTIAKVCFLLFLVLYAVIIFGNLLIIITIKTSERLDSPMYFFLSYLSFLDISYSTVTAPKLIYDLLVGKKTIPFVGCIAQLFMGHFFGCTEIFLLTVMAYDRCIAIHKPLHYTNVMNKHVCGCLVTASWVGGFVHSLVQALLTIQLPFCGPNEIDHYFCDVHPLLKLACTNTYVIGVIVVTNSGLISLTSFVVLAVSYVIIMVSLRSYSSKGRLRALSTCSSHVTVVILFFGPCIFIYMRPSTTFSADKMISVFYTIITPVLNPLIYTLRNEEVKNAMKKLWSRKVKRSEK from the coding sequence ATGCTGTATCTGGCAGCTCTTTTCTTTACTTCAGGTCCTGTCTACTTGATGTCTATGGAGAACAAAAACAATGTGACAGAGTTCATCCTCCTTGGTCTCACACAAGATAAGACAATAGCAAAAGTGTGCTTCTTATTATTCCTAGTCTTGTATGCCGTTATCATTTTTGGAAACCTGCTTATCATCATCACTATAAAGACAAGTGAACGGCTGGACTCTCCCATGTACTTCTTCTTGAGCTACTTGTCTTTTTTAGACATAAGTTACTCTACTGTTACAGCTCCCAAACTCATTTATGACCTTCTTGTTGGTAAGAAGACCATCCCTTTTGTGGGTTGCATAGCTCAACTGTTTATGGGCCATTTCTTTGGCTGCACTGAGATCTTCCTTCTCACAGTGATGGCATATGATCGTTGCATTGCTATACATAAGCCACTTCATTATACAAATGTTATGAATAAACATGTCTGTGGCTGTCTGGTGACAGCTTCTTGGGTGGGAGGCTTTGTCCACTCACTGGTGCAGGCCCTACTGACCATTCAGCTGCCATTCTGTGGACCCAATGAGATTGACCACTATTTCTGTGATGTTCACCCATTGCTGAAGCTGGCCTGCACTAACACCTATGTCATTGGTGTCATTGTGGTTACCAATAGTGGTCTGATTTCCCTCACCTCTTTTGTTGTTCTTGCTGTTTCCTATGTTATTATCATGGTCTCTTTAAGGTCATACTCTTCCAAAGGGCGTCTCAGAGCACTCTCTACGTGCAGCTCCCATGTCACTGTTGTAATTCTGTTCTTTGGGCCATGTATTTTCATCTATATGCGCCCTTCCACCACCTTCTCAGCAGACAAGATGATTTCTGTGTTCTACACCATCATCACGCCTGTGCTCAATCCCTTGATCTACACTCTCCGAAATGAAGAGGTGAAAAATGCCATGAAAAAGTTGTGGAGCAGAAAAGTGAAGAGGAGTGAGAAATGA